From Fusarium musae strain F31 chromosome 8, whole genome shotgun sequence:
GATCCATATCAAACTAGTGATCTTAGTCCTGGCCCTCGGCTGCACGACATCAAACTTCCGGTCCTTGTTAGCGAGCGCTAAGATGTGTCGCGGGTACCTGGATCACGCCCGGCCAGAATAGTTTGTCGTTAGTAACCGTAAATACATGCCGAGATAACGATCCACTGTGTGTGTGATCATCCTACACCTTACCGTGGCATGGCGGCGTGGTGACAAGATCTTGTCATGTTAGTGATATCAGGGGTTACTGAGATCTTGATGGGCGTTGGACAGGGAGTCCGGAGTCAATCTTGCAGAGTTAAAGCTCTTAAGTAAACTTGCTTACTATTAACAAGGGAAATAATAAGAGTTACGTCTTAGTAACACCCCTTTTCATCTCCTTGGAGCTGTGTACACAAATTTAGGGGGCGGGTTTTGAGGCTTCCGGCTTAAAACTCACAGCCGCGACAGCCACAAACTAAAGCCTTTCTCCAGTTCACACTAGAACATCAATATATCATCACTGTATTGTCTGCATTGTGCAACTGCACGCTCGTAAATGCCGCTTCGCATCCGGACCAATGATCATTGCAGCGGCTCTGCTCTCCGGCCCCCCAACACCTTCAACTGTCCAGTTCCGCAGCCTGGTCCTGACTTGTCGAGCTTCGTACTTTCAACAATACACTGTGTGCTCTGGGATAAGGCTTCTTGACCTAACCGCTCAACAAACAATGACAAGACGGCAATTCTTCCGCACTCAGGGGTGTCCCTGTCGAGGCTATTATTCGCTAGGAATAATGGTCCGTTAGTTCGTCTGTAACTATGGCGTGCATGATCACCTCGCCAGGTTCTTAGTCTTATTCTGTTAGTAGCTGAAGGGGCTAATGTCAGAGAACTAGCTCATTATGGTTGATCGCTGTTCAACACAGATGTCATCAATTTGCACTGTCTTGGTCAACTGTAACCCCAACTCGAACAGGCGTAGGAGTCAGGAACTGCCATTGgccctttcttttcctctctcaCCGGTATCGATTGCCAAATGTGAGATCCCTCCTCCACGGCAGAGCAGAGGCTCCGCCTTGGCCCGGGAATGCGACAGTGAAACCCGGTGAGCAGTCCCTTTtagctttcttctctctttccaTCTCTGACATCCCACGATCTTCTTATGTTTTACGACGTAGGCAGTGAGACGCCGCCAAATGTGCTGTTGGTCAAGCCACTGTTCGCCTGTTCCGGGTTTTCATGACCATTACCCCCACAATCGATCTCTTCGCTATCGGTCGGCACCAAAATATTGGGCAAACCAATTAAATAATGTCCATTTGAGTTCGCGCGTTTAGAGTCGGCAGTGGTGGCCATGTGCCAGAATGGCCTGTTTTAGTGTTGGCGTGGAGTTTACTTGATCAAGCGCCCTTATATCAGAACTATGTCACTCGTCGGCCGATCATGACTGGGGTGGCTTTTGTGCAAGTAGGTGAAGTGAAAGGCTCAGAACATGTCATGATCCCATGGTAAGCATATTATCTGCTCAACCCTGAAGATGTGTGTTGAGTTGTCCTCTAATGCCTGCTCTTTGTGACGGTTTTGATAGCCTCGTTGATCCCTTGGCACATTCCTCCACTTCGGATAAAACTCCGACTTCGAACAAATGGGTCTTAATTTCTCTTGACATCAAAAGCTTTCAACTAACTGGGGTCTCGTCTCGAGGTTCTGATCAATCGATTCGGGGACCCCGGGGCAAACGCTTGCATCAGGGAAGCTACCCGGTTGCCGGCTCCAGGATACACCTTGGTCCTCGTGGCTTAGGGTGTATACAGATTCTTGACAAGTACTTTGAAGATACCTGACATAGTCTCGCCTCAACAGGATGGATAGGGCGACGTGGGCTCCGCGGCAATGGTGGGATACTTTACAATGACACGAAGGAGAAcgagaaaaagcaaagaatgCCTTCATATCATTGATTCAACACTGACGAATTAGGCAGACATGCGTGATTTGCTACTCTGGTGCATCGAGACAATGAATGTGCTGGCTCGCATAGTAGAGATCACTTTGAGGCCATCCCAGCCACCGCAACTACCGCACAACCTCCAAACCATGCCCCACGCATTGTTCTAGTCATGATCTTCTGCTGCCAAAGCCTGACGAGATATAACTGGTGCCATAAGGCTCCTCAGCCAGCCATGTCTAGACGACCTTGCAAACAAAGTGACAGGGTCTAGACGAGGATGGACCTTTTGATAACGAAGCGCTGCACATTTGTCTTTCTGAGCTCTTGCATCACCATCGGCTAATCTTTCCCGGACTCTTTGAGTCAAGATGGACAAGACTGTGGACCTAACTCTGTGTTTGCTATCCCAAGACTATCATGGTACATCAGCAGTCCTCACTCGAAAAAAAACACTAGCCCATTATGCAACCATCAACTGTTTGACGCACCAAACTCTCTAGTCCATTAACATGATTCAGTATCCAAGCGTGCTCTCCTCCCATGCTCCGCTCCTCAGTTGCTTGACGGAATCAAGCCAACAAACCCATTAGACCGAAAATAGCCCCTATTCCTACAGCTGCCGTCACATGGGCGGCTCCCGCAGTCTGGACGGACGTTGGACCGGCTGTCTCCGACTCCGCGTGCGATGCAGATAGTGTTGTTGTCTCTGTAAGTGTGTCTGAGGCTGTGGGAGTTGAGCCCTCCGTGCCAGGGGCGACTGCAGTCCCAGAGGGAGACTCGGCTGGCACCCATGAGCCCCCGGCAGAAGACACATACTCCTCGACAGTCGTGTATGTTCCCACGAGAGTTGAAGTCGTCGTCTCAACGCCGATAGACTCAGCTGTAGCTGAACAAGCAGCGCAACACTTTCCTGCCTCCGAACAGTCTACACCCGAACTGACAGCCTCAACGGTTGTCAACTCCGTCTTCGTGCCTTCGACCACAACCTCTCCTGTCGACGTAGAATACGCTTCCACGATCACTGTTTCGATGGTGGTTGATATCGTACGAGATAACGTGGCTACTTGAAGTGTCTTGGACTCCCATGTCTCGTAGAAGGTCTTGGTCATTGTAACCGTGATCTCTGTAGTACATGGTTCTGAGACAGGAACCTCTTCTGTCAGCGTTGACGTTGATATCCATGTCGACGCTGACACTTTCGTGGTTGGGGATGTCTGAACAGACACGAATGACCACGTTGGTGTTATCTCTGTGCCACTGGGTAAGACTACTGTAGCGCCCGAGATCGATTCAGTAACAACTGTCGCCGCCTCCGTTGCTTCTGATGTCCACGGAGGTATTCCTAGCCCACTCGAAGCCAGCTCGGTCGATAGGGAAGGCCCAGGCAGATGCCATGTCCAAGGAGACAAATCCGTATCGGTAGTTGAGCACgacgttgatgttgatagAGAAGGTGAGGGTACAACTGGAGTCCACATGTCTGTTGTTGGAAGAGGAATAGGAATAGGGGTGTTGAATATCGTGATGCATGAGGTTGCCACTGGGACGGGAGTAAGAGGAGCAATTTTCGATTCGCCACTCCTCCTATCTGTAGTTAGTATAGCTTCCACAtcaaagatataaagtaacATACCAAGGAACAGTCACAAGTGTTTGACAATGCGGTGCACAGATTACCGTCCCAGATGCCTCTGCAGACACAATACCTGACGGTTCAGCCGGCGCAGATGGCTTGGGGAACTCGGTCGCAATGCTGAATATCTGCGTATATATCGTAGTGTCCACCCAAGTGGAAGACGAGACCTCCCCATCGTCCGTAGAAGAACAGAAAAGACAGTCCACAGTCAAAACCGTGGTTGGAATAGGATTGAAAGACTCTGGAAGCGAGGGAAGTATGTCTACCGACAAAACAGCATTTCTGGAAGCATgaaaaggctgctgctgggccACAGCAACATAGGCCCCTGCGACCAGGATAACAAAAAAGAGGCGAAGCATACCCATGGTGCAGTAAAAGCCACTGTAAAGAGTGAATCAGGTTCAGTTATTCAGAGTATATCCTCCGTCTCCTCATCAAGAGACATTGCAGCCCCCTAGCAAGCCGCAGGTCTCCTTAAGTAGAGATATAAATCCCCTTACACAGCATCGCTATGCCGGGCTCGGGAGGCATTCCAAGACTTGGAGTTCTTATCAAACGTTGAGCATGGCATGTTTGCCGTCTCTTCACACGGGTGCTGCGAATATGCAGACATATCACTGCAGGTTCTGTCAAAGCTGCAGTGGTATATTCGTAGACCAACCAATTATGCCCCCTGCTGGTTCTGTGGTACTGGTGAGGCGGTTGGGTGTTGTACGAATAGGGGTAACGGCATCTGGTGTGACTGCAGTGTGACTTGATCGAACGGTCTGCACCACTTGGACTGTTCTCCAAAGGGAGTTTGCGATATGTTAATCTGACCGACGGCAGTATTGAGGTGCTTCCATGGTAGCTTGGAATGGTTCCATGGTTGGGAGTGCAACGTTGATGTCGGTACAAGTTGCTTGAAGGCCAGGCCTTTGGGGCACACCGCCATTTAACTCGCTTACGAATGCTCAGAAAAGAATGGGTAGTTAGGGTTCATGTTCAAGCTTTTCAGTAAGGATTTGGTGGGGGAACACAGAGGAAGTGGTGGTAAGGAAGGCGGTTGAttcatgatgttgaagacTATCAAGGTCCAACCTTCAAAGGCCAGTGTCAATCTACGGGAAGAATATTCTGGAATTCCGCTAGATCATTCCGTTCTCGAACATGCAATCAGCGGCCTAAATTATGCATGAGACAGATCATATCCCGCATCCGGCTGCCAGATCTCCGTAAGATCCTGACCAAGTTCGGCATGGGTACGCCCACAGGGGGCATATCAGCTTCCCATACTCCATTGGCACTGCTCCAAGGCGTATCAGTTCCATGGCTCACCTATTGTCCTCTCATGAAATAGTCTGATCTCTCATCCGGCATCTGGAGTCGTAGAAGCTGTTACTCGCACCCATCGGGATGACCTCCGAAATCTGAGATTCCCATCCGAAACAGATGCCGGAACTCCATGTCTTACCTGCCCGACATTCTATACCACGCTGGACAAGACATGTTAAAGAGAAATGTGACATgtttgttgagattgagcgCCACGGCTGTTGGTTCTGGGGAACTGTCCAGGGGTCTCTGCAAGTTTGAAGTGACATCAACCATTCTCATCACACCTGATCACCGGGTCTAAACGGGAATTAGTAGGCCTGAGAGTTATGGAACAGTTCCTATTCGTGAGCTGACTTGATCTCTCTTTCCCCCTCAGAAATATCGAAGTGTCTCATATTGCTTTGTCCTCTTGGTTCAACCCAGCTTTCATCCCACCAATACATGCGAAGAAAAATGTATCCATAAGCATTCCTTATTCCCAGAATACCTCTTTATACTTTGTTCGCAGTATGGAACGAAATAAGGAGCGGCTGACATTGCTTGTATTCTGATAGGGGTCTTGCCTACACCTAGTGATCAAGCATAGGTTTTTGCCTTGGAAACATTGAGCAAcgcttattactttttccAGGACATAAATAATTCATTAAACTAGTTGAATTGTGACTTTCTTTTCATTGCTTGGTGACCCTTGCCATTTCCATACTTTGGTCGGTGTCAGCTTGGGAGTAGATACCACTTCAATCCTCGTAGAACATTGCCTTTTCTCGGAATCCATCATATCCAACTTTATTTCTACGACCCTACGATCTCAATCTCATTCCGTTGACTCTCCGATGATGCCGATTTACGGAGGCTGGAGAGTGCCGCCGAGCGATATGATTGCCCAAGCCCAGAGTGTTGTTGCTTTCGTGCATGCGCTTATCGAACGCATGTCTCGCGACACTTCATTATCTAAACGCCACCCTCTATACACATTGTCACTTGGGCATAATTTCCCAAGAGAAGTAGTCTTCGGCAAGTGAGCCTTGTGGATATTGTCCCTGGAAGAGCGTGCACTGCCACTTCACAAATTACTTGAGACTAATCTCGAATGTTATGGCCATTCAAGGAGCTTTTGTaattctcaaagtcaattATATTCGTATCACGCTCATTATCAGCATTATTAATTGATTTCTAATACTCTTATGTCGTTCAATGGCCAGCTGCTGTTGGCTCTCGCATCAGGGATTTTCCGCTGTGGCTTTATGCTCTCGTGTCAGGCAAGATATGCATAAACGCTATCTAAAGCCTCGAATCAACGCTCAGAGTAAAGTTGAGTGATGTTGTTATAATCTAGGCAGCCATATTACTCCCCCAACCTGTTTGATATCGCTTGCGGTCAGTTCAGCCCTATGACGGCTCAAGTCAGGCCAACGGGAAGTTTCGTTCACTCCATTAGGGCATTCTCGTATTGTTTCCGTCTATCAAGCAAGCCTCCTCCTACCTTAAAGGGAACCTTAATCACACGACATCAAGCCTCGAGTactggagaagaagtggctGGATGAGAACGCTGCAAGCCAACCCCCAGACTCAACAGTCAAGCGTTGAGGTTGGGCTTATACGAGGTCGTGATTTCGTGATGTCATCCTTGTTTTTCTTCAACTCCCGGCATGTACCGACGCCATTTACAAGCATACAGCGGCGTATTTGGAGACATGATGTTGACAGAAAGTCCGGTAGTTGAGTGGCAGTTGTGGGGCCGTTGACCGTGTCGATCCTGCGCCGCTCATCGATAACTGGCCAGCTTGCGATGAACTGGCTGAAAATGGTAAGTGTTCATACAATGATACGAAGTCTCTTTCATGAAGCTAGTAAGAATGTGTAAAGCATCACGCCAGATTGGGTTATCTTATGTTGCATGTGAAGAGAGGCGTTCCAGCAGCCAACCCTTTTGATCAAGTTACCCTAGACATATCCTTACAAGGCTGCAGTCCCCGTCTTCGAGAATCTCCAGTGGCTCCAATAGCTTGGTTCTATGGAGCCACTTAAATCCTTCGAAAGGAAAGACCTTTGCTCCCTTGGCGAGGTCCGATAGTATGTACGGAAGGATTGGAACATCATATCATCGCGAGTCTAGACTGGTATGGAGATCAATAGACCTTAAGCGAGGGAAATCATCTCCACTGATCGACAAATGATATTTGGGCTCTTTTGTTATTCGTGGAGTGTTATTTATTTGATGGGTTTCTCATACGATGGGAATGACGGATGGTGAGAACCGTGATGGGCTCAACAACACACCAAAATATGTCGGTGAGCCAGACTCGTGTTGATAAGAAACTCTAGCCAGTCCCCTCGTAAGAACTGAGCCTTGAAATGGACGATACGAGGTCAATAACAAGGAACAACGCAACAAATACTGATGGAATATCACGAGAGTGTTTAGGGTAGATGTTTAGATGGTGGCTGACTGGCTGACTAAGAATGCTTGCTGCTCAACAAAACACCTGACAATTGTGTAGCATTAATGCGACGTTGCATCGCCGTGCCAGTGGAACGGAACTTTGACACATGACAGACTGCAACTGTCCCCAGAACCAAGCCAACCTCGCATTGCAGAGTCACTGTTGGTGATCTGACATACAATACGAGAAATAGACAGGCAGTTGATGGCTGAGCATCCGACGTCGTGTCCATTCAAACACGGCAATTTGGTGGCTGCGTCACCGCttaacaaggacaaggacaacaTCCCCAAAAAACGCCAAGCGGCAACACAGTTGGCTACCAAGACCAGCCAATCGCCTCCCTCGAACGACAAAgcctcttctcagccttgcccACCCTCCAGACCAAGCTGGCCCTTTCGGACCGACCTTGTGCACACGAGGCTCCTTCAGGTCTAGTCTGGGGTTCCCTGTGCCTTAGCCCGAACCGTGTTTCTCCAGGTTCAGTTAAGTCTAAAGACCTGATGGGGGTGGTAGATGCGCTGTTTTGGAAATTGAGCAATTAACTGTTCATTTCAAGTTTCAGGACCGACTGAATGATTGATTCCATGACAAAATTGAGAGCAGAAAAAACAGGGGATTCTGATCGCCGTTTGTGCTTTAGCAGCGGAACCACCGCGATTCATGCAAACCCACTGAAAAGCACACGACGAGCGTTCCAAGTTCCTTCGAGAAAGCCGCTAGGCACGGCCTGTCCGGCAGCTACTGCACGATGAGGCCACAGACCTTGCAGTTTTGATCAATGTATACAGTGCGTGGGAGACTGGCTTGGGCAGTTGATTATTGGTTGGTATGCCACACTGTGtttgctgtgctgtgctgtgctgacCCGGAGCATCGCACCGGGTTGCGGGAGCACACCGTCCGGACATCATCGGTATGCCTCGGTATTTGACACCGTCTACGGAAACACGACTGGAAATAACTCCTGTCACGAATTACCAAGAAGGGTAACCCATGATGGAATCTAGTTGAGTGCCTTTCTCATTACCTTGCTGTGAATGACACGGAGTAGTCGTACACTTGGTCCGTGAAAGAACAATCATTGTTGACATACCGTCACTTTGATCACAGAACCTGGAtgatctgcttcttgagcttcaaatGAGCGACGTGGCACTAGGATTTCAGTCAAACATACTCAACCAATCTGTCGCCAATTAAGCGAACACCGGGAAAGCCATGACAAACCACAAATCATGTCATAATTGAGGGGAACATAAATTCCCGTACCTCGTTTGCGATCAAACAACGGGTTTCCCTCTTTGGCTGAAGACATGGCTTTGAATGGCTTTGCCAAACCCCTCACTGCAAACTTAACAACGCACGATGCGGCTGGAGCATAATCCTCAACTGGGAGCGCCTCCTTTCCAGAAACAACTCCGCCTCAATGTTGTGACACGAAAGGGAAAGACACAGACGAGCTTGTGCGCCCTACAACGCGCAAGCTTTGTTACCCCGGATGTGAGGTTGAGCTGATACGTGATACAGCCGTAGAGGTGCCCTTGTTTCAAGCGAGATGACAGCTGCGCCGCGAACTTTAATGCACAAGATCTTGTGTTACGCGGAGTTCTTGGCAGGGTAAAAGTGTAGAGGAGATAAGTCGATGGTTGTCAggggcatgatgaagatggtgattATCGATAAGAAAACTGTCTCGCTTTCGGATTGACGCGAAAAACAAGAATTATTCCTAGCGTGAAAGTCAATGTCGAGCAGCTTGAAGAGATACTGCCTGTGCGTACTCCATACAGCTTTGACGTATGTCTCCTCGTAATATGGAAGGCCATACTCTGCGTAAGAAGTCAATAGAGAGCCATTGAAGAGACTGGTCGGATACGTGGCTGCTGTAGTTGCAGCTCAAGACAGGCAAAAAAGGCCAACAACGCCTGATGAACCCATTATATTTAGACAATCTCCTCATGAACTGTTAGCTAAGTAGACGTTAAACATTAATTACACCTCCAAAAGTTCTCTACCAACACTCAAAGCCTCTTCTCTCCAGCTTCATGCCGAACCGTAGACAAAAATACCACATGGCTCACTCAGCCCCTTGAACAACGACTCGCATTAAAGAAGCATCTCCAATCTGAATATCTTCCGAAACCGAAACCAAAGCCATTCCGCGCGTTAAACAAACTGCGAGGCTTAGGGCTTAGCTCGTAGTTATAATGGTCGTtgtcgttgaggttgatcTGCCATATACGCGTATATACCGCCCCACATTCTCGAGATCTACGCTACTCAGATCTAGATTCTTCACGTATAACTCCCGTCCGCGTATAGAGCGTGAACAAATTTAGATGCATTCGCAGAAAGGGTCTGCCTGGGAAATGTTGTTTACACGTAAAGATATGTATATAGTCTGTTCAAAAAAGCCAAGATATTCTCGAGCTTCTACTCAActcattgactttgacttcatCTGTTTGACATTTAACGACGAAACACCAAAAGTGACCTCACTAACGTGATTGAGAGCTTCGATAAGTCGACACTCAAGAatctttcatcatggcgGGCTACATCTTCTACAACTATAACCCCAATATGGTGGCGGCTGTCATCTTTATTGTTGTATTTGGCCTTTCTGCATTATTACACACATACCAGCTTATTCGATCGCGAACATGGTACTTTATTCCGTTCTTAATTGGATGTCTCTGTACGTGGCCGCCAACCCCCAGCTATCGCTTCTTTTACTAACACAGTCTCCAGTTGAGTGTGTAGGCTACGTCGGTCGAGCTCTATCAGCGCAAGAAGCACCAGACTTCACCAAGAACCCCTACATCATCCAGTCACTCCTCTTGCTGCTCGGTCCAGCCCTCCTCGCCGCATCGATCTACATGGTACTTGGCCGTCTCATTCGACTTCTCGACGCTGGCgacctttccatcatcagcccTCGATGGTTGACCAAGGTCTTTGTTGCTGGCGATGTCATGTCCTTCCTTGCACAGAGTGCTGGTACGTACCTCGAAGCCCTTAAACTTCACATTACTAACAGCCAAAGGTGGTGGTATGCTCGCAACAGCGAAAACCAAGAGCGCTGTCAAGCGGGGCGAGAACATCATCGTCGGTGGCCTAGGCATTCAGATCATTTTCTTCGGTTTCTTCATGATCGTCACTCTCGTCTTCCACCTTCGCATCAACCGCAACCCCACACAAAAGTCTCAAGAGATCACAACACCTTGGAGGAAGCTCCTCTTCGTGCTTTACTCAGCCAGCCTTTTCATCATGGTCCGATCCGTCTTCCGTGTCGCCGAGTACGTCATGGGCAAGGACAGTGAGCTCCAATCGAAGGAGTACTTTATCTACATCTTCGATGCCCTCCTCATGAGTCTCGTGGTGGTTGCCCTCAATGTGTTCCACCCCAGCCGCGTGATCAACCATGAGATGGACAGGAAGCGAATCGTCAGCCAGGATGGATATGCGCTGGAGAGCCAGCCGGTGGGCAGAGATGACAGAGACCGACGATACTCACTCTCACCTGTCCGTCCTAAGCATGCCCATTGAGGGATATGTGGAGAAGTGAACTAGCAGCGGGACGGATTCGGGATTGATATGGCCATTGAGAGCTGATGGAGCCAGTGTTTTGAAGCCAGTGGGACTGGTACGATCTTCAGTCAACGTGGGAAGAAAGCGTCTGAGCGGTAAAACTTGTATAGATTTGAACACTATTATAATGGATTTCTTCTGTTACTTCAAGAAGCAACGTGATTCATGACGATTCTGAATCGTATCATGCATGGGTATAAAGTCAATGCTTAGAGATGCGTAACATGGATTTTTATACGCTGCATCGTAAAGTGGAAACACAAGATGATCTGGCATGGTATTTAACTTCCAGTTACAGGTCAACGTCGATAAACGATCCATATCAATGGATCCTTCTGCAGAACTCATACGAGATACCATGAAATCATGAGGCTCAAAGTGGCACCTCTCCCAAAGAGACATTCTTCCGTGTCCTGAATCATCACGATACCTTTCCATGGAAGCTATTTGTGGAGATCAAAAGTCTTGTTCTCATCCCTTGCTGAACAGCGGGGCCTGCATTCGTTACATGGGTTGCATGAGACAAGACATCCTCCATTCAAGGCCATTCAAGTTCCGAATATGCGGAAACATGTAAAAGCAATACCTGGTCGCTGGTCGGCCTACTTCTTTTTTCGGAGAGGTTCATCGCGGGAACTTGGACAATCGCGGAGATGGGAATTCAAGCAAAGCGGCGTTTGTGCCCAAAGCAGTCActattgacgatgacgagtaTTTCGATCATCGCAGGGAGACACTTGTCACACCGGGGGGCCTGCAGGCATAACGTTGGAGAGTTATTTTCGGGGCTTTGATGGGTTCCTAAACGCGAAATGCGCTGCTGCACCCGATGAGCAAATAACGGATGCTCTGACGTCTCGAACAGACAGATCTGGCAGCGGAGTTTTTTGATAGCCCAGTAATTGACTTTTTTCACTGTGTTTTTTGTCTTAGATTTTCTTACCAAGCGAAGAAACCGTGttattgttttttttttttttttgtttttttttttgcccCGGAACGTGATCGGAGCAAGCCGAAGAACATAACGTGAATGCTGCAACGCGTGATATTCGATAACATCGTCGGACCGACGTACATGAAGAGAACCTGTTTGCTGCGCGAATTCTCGGTGCAGGAGGAGGTACCCAATCGTCGATCGATGTGTTTCCTGTTAGGCCTCACCTCCTGGCCGAGTCTACATGTCTACCTGCTCTGCATCGCCAACAGAGGAAGATCTCGTTCTGGAGTGGTGTCGCACTGTGAAGCTGAGGCTTTAGCGTGGTCCAAACAGATCTGTCGACGTGGCACAGTGTTTAAGGTATGTAGGTGGCTAGgtttgaggaagaggaggctgcCTTTACGAACCTAGTTTGTCAGTTGTGTCGTTGTATGGCGTTCCCCCTCGTTTCCCCTAAATCCAACGAATCTGTTGTAAGCCATAACTCAACGCATATACGCTGAGATTGAAGC
This genomic window contains:
- a CDS encoding hypothetical protein (EggNog:ENOG41) → MAGYIFYNYNPNMVAAVIFIVVFGLSALLHTYQLIRSRTWYFIPFLIGCLFECVGYVGRALSAQEAPDFTKNPYIIQSLLLLLGPALLAASIYMVLGRLIRLLDAGDLSIISPRWLTKVFVAGDVMSFLAQSAAKGGGMLATAKTKSAVKRGENIIVGGLGIQIIFFGFFMIVTLVFHLRINRNPTQKSQEITTPWRKLLFVLYSASLFIMVRSVFRVAEYVMGKDSELQSKEYFIYIFDALLMSLVVVALNVFHPSRVINHEMDRKRIVSQDGYALESQPVGRDDRDRRYSLSPVRPKHAH